The Syntrophorhabdaceae bacterium sequence GAGATTGATCACGGATGCGGTAACCGTCTGGGGGGACCCCGATGTGAGACGGCCTTTTACGCGCAGAGGAGTAAGTGAAAAGGCACTGCTGGACGGGTATAAACGTTCCCTGGAAGGTGACGACGATCAGCCGCAGGGGGCTGATCGGTCCCGTTCCAAATGATCCGAAGGAAAGTAGTAGAAAGGAAGGAATAGAAATCCTGGAAAGGAATAATCGAACCGACCTATCGCTGATAATTCCCTTCGAATCTCTCAAAATAGCCGATAAATTCACCCTTGCCGTCCCGAACGGGCGTCACGTACACCCTCTCGTTTTTCTCATTTACCGCGAGCAATAGTTCTCTGCCATGGTTCCTGAGTTTTTCCACGATTTGGAGAATCCGCTCTTTGCTCGTATCATTGTGACATTCAAAGATCGATGTTCCGATAAGGTTCCTGAAGCCCCGCTCCTGGTAGTAATGGTATTCGGCCCTTCTGTTCATGAATCTGATCATGTGGTCGGTGTCGACGAAAACCACGGGAAAGGGCATGGCATCGAGTATATGTTTCAGCACATCTTTCTGCACAAAAATCTCCTTCGGGTTTGGCACTCCGGAGATAGATCGTCCTTTTTCTCCGGGGGCTTTAACCTTTTGTCTTCAGTTTCCACCAATCCCCGAAGATTTTCAAGGATAATTTATGCAGAACGGGCGACCGCCACAGCTGTCGTTGAAAGATACTCTTTCATCAGGCCGTGGTCACGTTCATGCTCTTACATTCAGGGCACTGAACGGAAGGTGGAGGCGGCGCCTGGGGTTTCACTTCTTTTTCCGGGGGTTCCTTCCCGGTACCGGCTTCAAACCTGCACCCGCAATCGTTGCACATCAGCTGCTTTTTTTGTTCTTCCATAAGCCCTCCTATATATGTATTCCCGGCGAGTTCTCAAGAGCCGGCGAAAAGCTCAAGGGTTATTCTGTCGCGGCCGATCCCCAATTCCTCGAGGGTCCGTGTCATAGCCTCGGCCATGTTGGTCGGTCCCACTATAAAATATCTCGCCCTTTCCCAGGCATTACAGTGCATTTTGATCATGTTGGGGTTGAGCCTGCCCGTGAGACCGTCCCAATGGGACCCTTCCGTGGCCCTTGTCATAGTTATTGCCGTCGTGATCCTTGGGGTCGATTTTGAAATCGTGAGCAGTTCATCCAGAAACGGTGTTTCCTCGGGCGTCCTGCTCGAATAAAATAATGTGATAGTATGTTCTGTGGGGGCATCGGCTACGTACCTGATCATTGATCTGAAAGGCGTGATCCCCACTCCCCCCGCCAAAAAGATCAGAGGCGTCTCGACGCCGGCCGGAAGAAAGAGGAGCCCCATCGGGCTGCCGAGCGAGACGGTGGCGCCCGGCTCTAATCCGGCCATTGTCTTTTTCATCGCGCTTCCACTCAGTTTTGTTGCGAAAATAAGGTCTTGCTCCAAAGGAGAAGATGCAATACTGAAGGGGCGGCGTAATCCGCGCTCGTCCTGATATCCGGTCTCGGGTACGGTAAGGAAGCACCATTGCCCCGCTTTGAAAGCGTACCCTTCAGGTTTTTCAAAATAGAATATTGTCATATCCCCTGCGAGTTCAACTTTGCGTGTGAATGTTATGCTGAAATCGGTCATCTCCCTCCCTCCTTCTGCGGTCTATTCTTAATATGCAACATATAAATCGCCATGTTAAGAGGGTGCAGCCTTTTTTGAAGCCGGTATTGTTCTTGAATTAACGACAGAGATGGTTATTTTCTCTTGGGTGACACAATGAAAACCTTCCTCTTTTACCGAACTCTTGCCGACATTATCGCGGGCTTCCACCTGATATACGTAATTTTTGCAACCGGGGGCCAGGCGGCTATTCTCATCGGAGCGATGGCCGGATGGGAGTGGGTAAGGAACCCCGCATTTCGCCTCACCCACCTTGGGGCAGTGGGACTCGTGGGCATCGAGGCTGCCGTGGGGATGTCTTGCCCGCTCACGATAGGGGAATACCGCTTAAGAGAAATGGGAGGGGAAAGAACCGAGGAGGTTGTCTCCTTCATCGCCCGCATCGTAAATGGGGTGATCTACTATAATTTGCCCTCCTGGATGTTCGTTCTTGCCCACATCGGATTCGCCATAATCGTGATCCTGACCTTCATTTTTTTTCCGCCACGATTTTACCGGCAAAAAAGGGTGCAATCATAATTGCCTTCCTTCTCCTCTCCGGAACCTGTATTTCCGAGGCCGGCACCCTTTTCCGGATGCGTCGGGAAGCAAATACTCCCGAAAAATTGTATACTGACCCATGAGGCCGCAATGAGGAACGCCAAAGCCAGAAGCAAGACTGACCTGCTTGACGAACTTTCCCGCCTGAACGGCATTATCAAGGAGTTGGAGAAGTCGCAGTCGGGCCTGAAGCAGGCCGAGGAGGCGCTCAAGGAATCTGAGGAGCGCTACCGGATCGCCATCGAGCATTCCAATGACGGGGTTGCAATTGTGAAGGGGGACCGGCACGTATACGTGAACCAAAAGTTTTTGGAGATGTTCGGCTATGATGACCAGGAAGAGGTACTCGGCAAAAACGTCTTTGTCTCCGTCCATCCCGATGACCGCGAGAAGGTAATGGAAATGAACAGGCGCAGGCAAAGGGGAGAGCCTGTTCCTTCAAGATATGAATTCAAAGGGGTCCGGAAGGATGGGAGCACCCTCGACGTGGAGGTCTCTTCCACCTGGGTAATGTACCAGGGCGAACCGACGACCCTGGCATATGTGCGGGATGTGACGGAGCGCAAGCAAAGCGAAGAGGAACTCCAGCAGGTCCGCAAGATGCAGGCGATCGGTACCCTTGCAGGCGGAATAGCGCATGACTTCAACAATATTCTTGCCGCAATCATCGGGTTCTCCGAGAGGGCGCTGAAGGATTTGAAAGAAGGGAACCCCGCAAAAAGGTATGTCGACCTCATTCATTCGTCGGGTATCCGCGGAAGGGACCTGGTCCGCCAGATTCTCACATTCAGTAGAAAGACCCCCCAACGGCAGGAGCCGGTCCATTTGGGGGCTCTCGTGGAGGAAACGGTGAAGCTGCTCGGGGCAACCCTTCCCGTGACCGTTCGGATGGAGCTCTGCGTGAATGCAAAGTCTGACGTGATCCGTGCCGATCCATCTCAGATTCAGCAGGTAATCCTGAACCTTGGCACCAACGCGGCCCATGCCATGAAAGAGAAAGGGGGAGCAATAGATATATCGGTGACGGATGCCGTGATCGATCCCCAAGACCCCTTTCCCCAGCCCCAGTTGAATCCGGGTAAATATGTAGTACTCACTGTCTGCGATGAAGGCACGGGTATGACAAAGGAGGTGCAGGAGAGGATCTTCGATCCCTTCTTTACTACAAAACCTGCAGGCGAGGGGATAGGGATGGGGCTCGCGGTGGTATACGGCATCGTCAAGGCTCACAAGGGCGCAATCACTATCTTCAGTGAATCCGGCAAAGGCTCGATCTTCAGGGTTTACTTCCCTCTCGGAGATTCCAAAGAGGCCCGGGAGGGCGACTCACCCGATGCTTCAGCCCCCGTCGGAAAAGAGAGGATTCTCTTTGTGGATGATGAGGAGCTTTTAGTCGAAATGAGCCGAACCCTTCTCGAGAGTCTCGGTTATAAAGTGGCCGCCACAGCGGACAGTAGAGAGGCTCTCAGAATTTTTTCAGAAAATCCGGAACATTTCGATCTTATAATTATGGACCAGGTTATGCCTCACATCACAGGCGCGGAGCTTGCGAAGGAATTTCTCCGCATCAGACCGCGGGTGCCCATCGTTCTTTGTACGGGCTTCAGCGATGCCCTTTCCGAGGAAAGGGCACATGCCATGGGGATAAGGGAATTGGCCATGAAGCCTCTTACGCGGCAGGAAACGGCGTCCATGATAAGGCGTGTGCTCGGCGAAGGCGCAGACCAACCCGACAGGCCCCTGGGTAAGGATCAATAACCGGACGCATCGGGGGCCGTCATGAGCGACCCTTTGGCGACCCATCCTCCGCCCATCGCCTTGTAAAGGTTCACGAGAGCCTGAAACAGGGTGCCCTGAGTCTGGGCGTACTGCAGCTCGGCGTTGAAAAGGCTCCTTTCCGCATCGAGTACTTCGATGTAACTGGTGTACCCGTTGTCGTACCTTCTCCTCGCCGTCCGCGCATAATCCTTTAAGGCATCGACCTGCCTTCCCAGGACAATAAGCTGCTCTTTCGTCTGCTTCTGGTCCTCGAGAGAGTCGTTCACGTCCTGGAATGCGTTCTGGATCGTCTTCCTATATTGGAAGAGGGCCTGTTGCTGCTGGGCTTCGCTCACCATTACCTGCCCGGTGATGTTGCCACCCGTAAAGATGGGGGCGGTAAAAGTGCCGGCCCAGTTCCATGTCTGGGAAGATCCGGAGAAAAGGTTTGAAAGCTGTGTGCTCTGCCAGCCCAACAAGCCGGTGAGGGATATGGTCGGGAAGTATAAGGCCCGCGCCGCTCCTATCAAGGCGTTCGACGCGATCAGGCCCTGCTCGGCCTGACGAATATCGGGACGACGCGTCAGGAGGTCGGAGGGAAGCCCTGAGGGAACCTCCGGCAGGATGAGGTCGTCGACGCTTTTCCCTCTTGCGATGGGACCGGGATTATTCCCGAGGAGAACGGAAATGCCGTTTTCCTGAAAGGTAATCTGCTTGCGCAGGGCCGGTATTGTGGCCATCGCC is a genomic window containing:
- a CDS encoding PAS domain-containing protein, with the protein product MQKDVLKHILDAMPFPVVFVDTDHMIRFMNRRAEYHYYQERGFRNLIGTSIFECHNDTSKERILQIVEKLRNHGRELLLAVNEKNERVYVTPVRDGKGEFIGYFERFEGNYQR
- a CDS encoding FAD-dependent oxidoreductase, whose protein sequence is MTDFSITFTRKVELAGDMTIFYFEKPEGYAFKAGQWCFLTVPETGYQDERGLRRPFSIASSPLEQDLIFATKLSGSAMKKTMAGLEPGATVSLGSPMGLLFLPAGVETPLIFLAGGVGITPFRSMIRYVADAPTEHTITLFYSSRTPEETPFLDELLTISKSTPRITTAITMTRATEGSHWDGLTGRLNPNMIKMHCNAWERARYFIVGPTNMAEAMTRTLEELGIGRDRITLELFAGS
- a CDS encoding DUF2784 domain-containing protein, yielding MKTFLFYRTLADIIAGFHLIYVIFATGGQAAILIGAMAGWEWVRNPAFRLTHLGAVGLVGIEAAVGMSCPLTIGEYRLREMGGERTEEVVSFIARIVNGVIYYNLPSWMFVLAHIGFAIIVILTFIFFPPRFYRQKRVQS
- a CDS encoding PAS domain S-box protein, translating into MRNAKARSKTDLLDELSRLNGIIKELEKSQSGLKQAEEALKESEERYRIAIEHSNDGVAIVKGDRHVYVNQKFLEMFGYDDQEEVLGKNVFVSVHPDDREKVMEMNRRRQRGEPVPSRYEFKGVRKDGSTLDVEVSSTWVMYQGEPTTLAYVRDVTERKQSEEELQQVRKMQAIGTLAGGIAHDFNNILAAIIGFSERALKDLKEGNPAKRYVDLIHSSGIRGRDLVRQILTFSRKTPQRQEPVHLGALVEETVKLLGATLPVTVRMELCVNAKSDVIRADPSQIQQVILNLGTNAAHAMKEKGGAIDISVTDAVIDPQDPFPQPQLNPGKYVVLTVCDEGTGMTKEVQERIFDPFFTTKPAGEGIGMGLAVVYGIVKAHKGAITIFSESGKGSIFRVYFPLGDSKEAREGDSPDASAPVGKERILFVDDEELLVEMSRTLLESLGYKVAATADSREALRIFSENPEHFDLIIMDQVMPHITGAELAKEFLRIRPRVPIVLCTGFSDALSEERAHAMGIRELAMKPLTRQETASMIRRVLGEGADQPDRPLGKDQ
- a CDS encoding efflux transporter outer membrane subunit, giving the protein MRKFVLMVMCIVLLGGCAMGPDYRRPSVDVPSAWRLDEKDARDLVDTLWWEQFNDPVLDDLITTALKQNYDLKIAAARVEEFVGHYWVTRSGLFPQIGATGQGGRQRTTQNSSMGVTPFNPSTMYQAGFTGSWEIDIWGRLRRATEAARANILSTEEARQGVVLTLVSNVANGYVNLRDLDKQLEIAERTAASRRESLRLFTLQFQNGLISRLQLAQVKSEYEQAMATIPALRKQITFQENGISVLLGNNPGPIARGKSVDDLILPEVPSGLPSDLLTRRPDIRQAEQGLIASNALIGAARALYFPTISLTGLLGWQSTQLSNLFSGSSQTWNWAGTFTAPIFTGGNITGQVMVSEAQQQQALFQYRKTIQNAFQDVNDSLEDQKQTKEQLIVLGRQVDALKDYARTARRRYDNGYTSYIEVLDAERSLFNAELQYAQTQGTLFQALVNLYKAMGGGWVAKGSLMTAPDASGY